One part of the Theropithecus gelada isolate Dixy chromosome 5, Tgel_1.0, whole genome shotgun sequence genome encodes these proteins:
- the LOC112624243 gene encoding 40S ribosomal protein S15a has protein sequence MVRMNVLADALKSINNAEKRGKRQVLIRPCSKVIVRFLTVMMKHGYIGEFEIIDDHRAGKIVVNLTGRLNKCGVISPRFDVQLKDLEKWQNNLLPSRQFGFIVLTTSAGIMDHEEARRKHTGGKILGFFF, from the coding sequence ATGGTGCGCATGAATGTCCTGGCTGATGCTCTCAAGAGCATCAACAATGCCGAAAAGAGAGGCAAACGCCAGGTGCTTATTAGGCCGTGCTCCAAAGTCATCGTCCGGTTTCTCACTGTGATGATGAAGCATGGTTACATTGGCGAATTTGAAATCATTGATGATCACAGAGCTGGGAAAATTGTTGTGAACCTTACAGGCAGGCTAAACAAGTGTGGAGTGATCAGCCCCAGATTTGATGTGCAACTCAAAGATCTAGAAAAATGGCAGAATAACCTGCTTCCATCCCGCCAGTTTGGTTTCATTGTACTGACAACCTCAGCTGGCATCATGGACCATGAAGAAGCAAGACGAAAACACACAGGAGGGAAAATCCTGGGATTCTTTTTCTAG